GTTTTAAGATTTACAAGTCGTTGGTTAGCTCAAAACTTCCCGCCGTGTGTATCTAAATAGCAATCTATTTTTTCCACGCTATCTAAATAAGTCCCAAAATGGGGCCTACACAATATTTATTAGGAATAAAGACTATGTCTAACACAGTGACTGGTACAGTAAAATGGTTTAACGAAACTAAAGGTTTCGGTTTCATTCAACAAGAAAACGGCCCTGACGTTTTCGCACACTTCAGTGCTATCCAATCTGACGGCTTCCGCACTCTTGCTGAAGGTCAAAAAGTTGAGTTTACTGTAACTCAAGGCCAAAAAGGCCCACAAGCTGAGAACATCAAACCTGTTTAATACAGTTTGGTAAATCGCTAAAATTTATGTAGCCAGTCTCGCGACTGGCTATTTTTTTGTCTTTTTTCTAG
The DNA window shown above is from Vibrio algarum and carries:
- a CDS encoding cold-shock protein, with the protein product MSNTVTGTVKWFNETKGFGFIQQENGPDVFAHFSAIQSDGFRTLAEGQKVEFTVTQGQKGPQAENIKPV